In Anopheles bellator chromosome 2, idAnoBellAS_SP24_06.2, whole genome shotgun sequence, the genomic stretch GGTACGATTCGGGTAGTGTCGGGAAGTATGCGTCACAATCGAAACTCTGTTTAATTTCCGTTAAATAGACACGGTGACAACGATCCGATTCCATTGCCTCTTTGTACACGCTACTGCCACCGACGATCCAGACGTTCTCGATATTTGCACCATGGTCAGTTGAATCTAGCTTGTGTATAGCTTCTTGAAGACTGCCACAAACAATTACTTCTGGCGGAAACATATGGATGGCTGGATTGCGCGTGAGAACTATATTTAAGCGATCCGACAACGGCCGCTTAGTCTCGGGCACTCCGAAGTACGTTTTTCTTCCCATGATCACTGCATTTCGCTTGCTGCTATCCAATACTTTTTTCGT encodes the following:
- the LOC131208669 gene encoding dihydrofolate reductase, which gives rise to MVIKINCIVAVCENRGIGINGDLPWKLKNELRYFSRMTKKVLDSSKRNAVIMGRKTYFGVPETKRPLSDRLNIVLTRNPAIHMFPPEVIVCGSLQEAIHKLDSTDHGANIENVWIVGGSSVYKEAMESDRCHRVYLTEIKQSFDCDAYFPTLPESYLSVANEKDVPDEVQEENGIQYEYKTYENQRCKS